TAATCTGCGACTGCTATATGATTTCTTTCTCCAAGTTTCTGTACAGCTTCTGTGAAAGAAAGGCCTTCCATCTTCATGAGAAAGGAAAAAACATTTCCACCTTCCCCACATCCAAAGCAATGGAAAATTTGCTTATCTGATGAAACAGAAAAGGAGGGAGAATTCTCACCATGAAATGGACAAAGTCCAAAATAATTACGCCCTTGCTTTCTTAGCTGAACATACTCACCAATTACTTCTACAATATCAGATGATGTCCGAATCTGTTCAACAACTTCTTCGGGAATTCTGTTCCCCATAACTCCATCTCCGTGTCGTATTTTGTATTCGATACAAATTAAAGGATTCCTTTATAATTCGACAATATTTTTTCTAAACTTGTTAAAAAAGACTGTCGATCCTGCTTTGAAAATGACTTTGGCCCCTTTGTATAGGTCCCTTGTCTGCGTAATTTAGCAGACACATATCTACTATATAAAATTGTATCCATTTGCTCATCTGTCACAAATTTCCCTCGCGGAGATAAGACATATACTCCTTTTTTCACAAGAAGACCAGCAAGTCCCATATCTTGTGTGATCACGAGATCTGTAGCTTTCGCATGCTTATAAATATAAAAATCAACTTCATCTTGCTCAGAATCTACATAGATCCAATTTCCTTGCTGTTTTCTTGAACGATGGGCATAGGATGCGACAAACAAAATTTCGACATGAAATTTCGTTCCGATTTGTACAATTTCATCCTTTACGGGACATGCATCTGCATCAACTAGAATCTTACTGATGTTTTGCATATTTCTGTATTCTACATCCCTTCAGTGAATCCTTCTACAAAGTACGTTTTCTTGTTTAGATTTTTGTCGATTTTACGTAAATGTACATCTTTTTTCGTAAATCCTATCCCTAGTTTATTCTGAAAAATTAAAGTCTAAACGTAAAATATAGGTTTTTTATCACAATTTTTTATTATAATATATTTCTTTCTACTTCGCTACATATCCTTTGAAATTTCTCTAACCATTACATTTCTATAAATATTTCGCTCTGAACCAAATTGGTCTTTGAGCTAAAAAAACACATTCACCTTTGGTAAATGTGCTAAAACATTCTTTGGTTTTGCACCGCATTCACAATAATATTTGCCGTTTCTTCAATCGCTTTGTTAGACACATCAATCACTTGACAATTTATTTTATTGATCACTTTCTCAAAATGGTCAATTTCTTCTTTAATACGGTTAATATTCGCATATGTTGCCCCATCACTTAGTCCTAGTGATTTCAGGCGCTCTTTCCGAATATGATTTAATTTTTCTGGATTAATTTTCAAACCAAAGCACTTTTCCTTTGAAACTTGATACAATTCTTCAGGCGGGTCAACCTCAGGAACAAGTGGTACGTTCGCAACCTTTAATCGCTTATTATGAGCTAAATATTGTGAAAGTGGAGTCTTTGATGTACGAGAAACACCAATTAAAACAATATCAGCTTTCAAAATACCACGCGCATCTCGCCCATCATCATATTTAACCGCAAACTCAATTGCTTCAATCTTTTTAAAATATTCTTCATCCAGTTTTCTAACAATCCCTGGCTCATATCTTGGCACTTGCCTTGTAATTTCTGCAATTTGGTCAATAAGAGGCCCGATAATATCATATGCTTCTACGCCTTCTTTTGCCGCTTCTGTTAACAAATATTGACGCATATCAGGCTTCACGAGTGTAAAACAAATCAGCGCTCGATTACTCTTTGCGATTGATATCACTTCTTTTAATGTTCCTGTATCTTCTACATACGGTACACGTCTAATATCAGGAGCGAAAGGAAATTGTCCCATTGCCGCTCGAACAACTAAATCAGCAGTCTCTCCGACTGAGTCAGATACGACATATACGATTTTATTATCCATTACATTACCTCACTTTAAACAAATTACACTTATTCATTATTTACTAAATTCACAAACGCACGCGTAATATTCGTTTTTGTAATTCGTCCAACAACTTCTAATCCTTGCTTTGTTTCTTTTACAACGGGTATAGCATCAATCTGTCTTTCTATTAATTCCATTGCAAC
The window above is part of the Bacillus cytotoxicus NVH 391-98 genome. Proteins encoded here:
- a CDS encoding pyruvate, water dikinase regulatory protein — translated: MDNKIVYVVSDSVGETADLVVRAAMGQFPFAPDIRRVPYVEDTGTLKEVISIAKSNRALICFTLVKPDMRQYLLTEAAKEGVEAYDIIGPLIDQIAEITRQVPRYEPGIVRKLDEEYFKKIEAIEFAVKYDDGRDARGILKADIVLIGVSRTSKTPLSQYLAHNKRLKVANVPLVPEVDPPEELYQVSKEKCFGLKINPEKLNHIRKERLKSLGLSDGATYANINRIKEEIDHFEKVINKINCQVIDVSNKAIEETANIIVNAVQNQRMF
- a CDS encoding YaiI/YqxD family protein, which encodes MQNISKILVDADACPVKDEIVQIGTKFHVEILFVASYAHRSRKQQGNWIYVDSEQDEVDFYIYKHAKATDLVITQDMGLAGLLVKKGVYVLSPRGKFVTDEQMDTILYSRYVSAKLRRQGTYTKGPKSFSKQDRQSFLTSLEKILSNYKGIL